In Patescibacteria group bacterium, the DNA window CTGATAATCAGAAGTTCGACGTAGATACTTTGGTTAAAGATTTGGTTATGACCGACAGTATCGATGAGAAGCAGAAGATTACTTCTGATATTTTCAAGATAGCAAAGTCAAAAGGAATTTATTTAAGCTCAATTAATGATCTGTATAGAGCATACGGAGAGGGGAAATGTTCCGGGTTTACTGTTCCGGCAATTAATTTAAGAAGCCTGACGTATTATCTGGCGAAATCGGTTTTTCGAGTGGCAAAAAATAATAATACCGGATCATTTATTTTTGAGCTTGCGAAATCTGAAATGGGTTATTCGCATCAAACGCCCGTTGAATATGTTGGAGTAATCCTGGCAGCTGCAATAAAAGAAGAATATTCCGGACCGGTATTCATCCAGGGAGACCACTTTCAGGCAAAACTCGAAAATTTTATTGCCGACAGAGAAAACGAGATACAGTCATTAAAAAGCATTATCGATGATTCTGTTGCCGCCGGTTTTATGAATATTGATATCGATTCGTCTACACTTGTAAATCTTGATAGAGAAAGCATCGTTGAACAACAGCGCGATAATTTTGAAATCTGCGCAATATTAACAAAATATATCCGAGATATTCAGCCGGAAGGGGTTAATATATCCATTGGCGGGGAGATCGGCGAGGTTGGAAAAAAGAACAGTACAGCGGAAGAGCTAAAAGTATTTATGGAAGGGTATAACGAAGCATTAGGATCTGATCGGGAAGGTATCAGTAAAATCAGCATTCAAACCGGCACTTCGCATGGTGGTGTCGTTTTGCCGGACGGTTCGATTGCGCAGGTAAAGGTGGATTTTGCCACGCATAAAGAGCTGTCGGTATTCGCCCGGGAAAAATACAATTTAGGCGGTACCGTACAGCACGGCGCATCCACACTGCCCGATTCAGCGTTTCACAATTTGCCGGAGAATGAATGTTTGGAGGTTCATTTGGCCACGAATTTTCAGAATATGATATACGATAGTGCAATTTTCCCCAGTGAACTAAGGGATAAAATGTATAAATGGATTTGGGATAATATGTCCGATGAAAAAAAGGAAGATCAAACGGATGATCAGTTCATTTATAAATCCAGAAAAAAGCCCCTGGGAATATTCAAAAAAGAAATCATGAACTTACCGGAAGCAGTGAAAGAGGGTATTGCAAAAGAAATTGAAGAAAAGTTTGATTTTCTGTTCAAACAGTTAAAAGTAAATGATACAAAGGATATTGTAAATGAATTCATCAAACCGAATAATTTTGAATTCAATTTCAAGCCGTCAGAATCAAAATTAGACGGCGAGGGTGCCGATTAAATTTATCAAATATCTTTTATAATTGAATAGTAGTTGGGCGTCCGCGTGTTGAGGATGCAATGATCAAAAAAATCAGTTTAATAACACTATCCATCGGGGTAGTGTTATTTTTGGCAATTTATATTTTTGGTAAAAATAATTCAGAGCTGAAAATATATTTTCTGGATGTCGGTCAAGGGGATGCCATCCTGATTCGTACGCCGGAAAATCAGGATATTTTAATTGATGGCGGGCCGGGCAATATGGTTGTAAATGAAATAGGCAAATTCTTGCCGTTTTATGACCGTGATATTGAACTGATGATTCTGACGCACGCTCATTCCGATCATGTTTCCGGGCTAGTGGAAGTGCTTAAACGCTACGAGGTCGATCAAGTGCTTTTTTCCGGGGACGTTATACATAATGCGCCAGATTATTTAGCATGGCTTGATATTATTTTAGAAAAATCAATTCCGCTAAAAGTTGCAACCTGTTGTGAAACATATAAATTGGGTGATCAGCTGGAATTACAAATCCTTTATCCCTTCGAAGATTATTCCGGGAAAGAGCCTGAGGATCTTAATGAAAGCTCTGTTGTATCCCGTCTGGTGTATAAAGATAGAGAGTTTCTGTTTACTGGTGATGCGCCGATTGAGGTGGAGGAAAAGCTGATTGAAAAAATGATACATATTGAATCGGATATTTTGAAAGTTGGGCATCATGGCAGTAAATATTCCTCCGGTGAACTATTTTTGGATGCTGTAAGTCCTGACTATGCGGTTATTCAATCCGGGGAGGGAAATAGTTTCGGTCATCCGCATTTTAAATCAATTAATAATCTGCAAAAACTTAATATAGAAATAATTCGAAATGACCAGTGCGGGACAATTACTATGGAGACCGATGGTATTGATCTGGAACTAAGCAGCGAAAGGTGTGATTTATGAAGCGTTATAATATTCCAGGGTATGTGCATTTTGTGACCACGAGAACATATAACAGTGTCCCGTATTTTGGTGATGATGTTTGCTGTCAGATTTTGTTGGATGTTATCAATCGATTGAGATATGAATTAAAATTCCATCTGGTTGGGTTCGTATTTATTCCGAATCATGTGCATTTATTGCTAAAACTTTGGATAGGTTCGAATTTATTCGAACCGGAAGCGAATGAATTCGCTTCTACCCGTGGTAATATATCTTACGTTGTTCAACGAATAAAAGGGACAAGCGCCAGAGAAATAGATAGGTATCTTAAAAGAACAGGGAATGTTTGGCAAAAAAGCTTTTACGACTTCAACATCTATTCAGAAAGAAAATTTATCGAAAAACTGGACTATATTCATAACAACCCGGTCAAGCACGGGTATGTGCAAAATCCGGAGGATTGGAAATATTCTTCATGGCATAATTACTACCAGGACGATGATTCAATAATGATAATTGATAAAATTGATTGATTGTGATTATTGGTTAGCTCGGGTGACGTCACCCGAGATACCCGAGGTCAGATTCATTCAAATCTTGATTATCATTGGATAGGTTCGAATTAATCAATTCTAGAATAATTATTACAGTATAGTTTTTGGATAGGTTCGAATTTATTCGAACCGGGCGCGAATGAATTTGCTTTTACCCAAATAGGATATCATTCGCTATAAAATAAATAAAAAACACCCGTCCCATGTTAGTCTGGGACGGGCCACGAATGGAAGGCTCAAGCCTTCAACGTGTCCGACGCGTGTCGGTTACGCGCGGATCACGCCGCTCGTGTTCGCCGTCTTGGCGTCCTGCGTCTTGGTCGTCTTCTTGGCCACCACGGCCGACTTGGGGACTTCGAGACTGCTGGTGATGATCACGTGCTCGGCCAGGAGAATTCCACTGGCATCACGAGTTCTCCCCTCGAAGGCGCTGTGGTCATCTCGACTACTGCTCGTCGTCGCTTCGTGCTTCGTCAGTGACGCATAGTCCGTCGTCTGGAGGACCAGCGTCGAGTTCGCCTCGATGATCGCGGTCGCGCTGATGAACATGAGCACATCGGCGTTTTCCGCATACTTCGCATCCGCGATCGCCGTCGTCTTGTTGTTGACGTGCGCGATCGTGCCGTCGTTCTGCGCAAAGGCCCAAGCGAGGGTCGTTGCGCTGCTCAGCTCGTCGGTCCGCGGGGCCGTAGCATACGCGTTGCTCGCGCTCGCGTTGGCCGCCGCCGTCATGATCACGAGAGTCGCCATGATCGTCACGAAGACCGCGAATCGCGGCCGATGTAGTCGTCTCATGACAGTTTCCTCCATCCATGAAGGTTTTGTCGCGTCAGTGACGACAAGCTAGGATGTGCGACATTGTGATGAGCCGCGCAAACAAAAGACCTCCTTTCGGTCAGAAGTGGTAACAAGCATCCCTTTCCGAAGCTTGTTTGGTAGGTGCAATGAAATGCCCAAGGAAGGGCACTTTATTTATACCACTTGGCTAATCTTAGGTCAAATAGTTAAGATAGTAACTAGTAACAAGTAGCTAGCAATCGGACGGATAATCATTAAATCAGAATAGGTTTCCAGTTACTGATTACATGTTCCTGCTTACTAATAAATAGATTATTCTAAAATTAACATCCTATATCTCTCTATATAAAAAATGTAAAATTTGATAAAATACAAAAATGAAAGGATCAACACACGCCGTTATCGGCGCAAATACTGTCTGGGTGCTGGCATTGTTTTCCGGTTTTTCCTGGAACCCTTTTTTAATTTTAATGGGGGCCCTGGGTGGTTTACTACCTGATTTGGACGCGTCTGATTCCAAAATTAAACACTTGGAAGTCGGTTACGGAAAAGGAAAAAATCGAATCGCGCTGAAACCTTTTTATTTGATCAGCTGGATTGTGTCATCCATTTTTAAACATAGGGGAGCTTTCCATTCCATACTGGCTGTGATCTTGGTGGGGTGGGGAAGTTTTTTCCTGTTTTTGTTTTTGAGTCAGTGGGTAGAAATTCTCGGCCACGAGTTTTGGTTAGTATTAACCTTGGGTTATGCGAGTCATATCATTGCTGACGGCATGACTCATCATGGCGTTCCTCTACTTTGGCCCTGGAAGTGGAATTTTCACATGTTGCCCAAACCGCTTAGGGTTAGAACGGGAGGAATCACTGAGAGGATTCTATATGTTGTATTATTGCTTACCCTGGCATTATTTGTCATCAATAGTTATTCATTTATTCAAATATGATATAATACAAACAGCTTATCAATAACGTAAATACAGTGGAAGAAGAACTAAGTCCGAGCGCGATTATACCGACGCCGGCACCAAAAAAGAAAAGATGGTTTAAGAGGTGGTGGGGAATTACAATAATTGTATTTATTTTACTGACAATCGTATTTGCTGCGGTGTTAATATTCCAGATATATGCATTAATTAACAATCCTGAAAATGAAGTAAGTGATTTAAAGGTTTATGATGTCAGCGCTGATAATGACCCGTATTTAGGTTCGCCGGATGCAAAAGTTAAAATTATCGCTTTTGAGGATTTTGAATGCCCATTCTGCGGTGAAGCATTCTCCATAATCAGAGAACTGACATCAACTTATGGTGATCAGATCCAATTTGTTTTTCGTGACTTTCCTATTGTCGAAAACCATCCGAATGCGCCGAAAGCACATGAAGCGGCTGAATGCGCGAACGCACAAGGTAAATTCTGGCAGATGCATGATAAGCTGTATCAGAATCAGGAAAATCTATCCGTCGCTGATTTAAAACAATTTGCCATAGGAATCGGACTTGATGCAAAGTCATTTGATACATGTTTAGACAGCGGCCGTTTTGCAGCTGAAATAGAAAAAGACAGAACCGACGGTATCGCGGTTGACGTCAGGGGTACTCCAACCTGGTTTTTAAACGGTTATCGTATCGAAGGTGTAGTTCCGCTGGAAGACTTTAAGGCGTTAATAGATCTGTTACTAGCTAATTAATCGGTTTAGTCCAATGATGTGATAAATTATCGGCTTTTTGTTTGGGGGTAATTTTTATTTGCCTCTGGTTTGTAATCTGTTTCTGCTTAATTCATTAAAATTCCAATTACAAAATTATGATTCAACTCAGCGAGCATTCTTTTAAAAAATTAATTATTGCGATGGCTGTTTACCTGACATCGCTATTTGCAGCAAATACACTCGGACTGAAAATAATGCCTTTTATTTTCGGTTCGCATCTCTCCGCGGCTGTTTTTTCTTTCCCGATCGTATTTTTGACCACGGATGTTATCGGAGAAATTTACGGCAAACGTGTTGCAAAGTTATTTGTACTGGCGGGTTTTGTCAGTACGGCAATATTTATTGGCTTTTCATTTTTATCACTGGCTGTACCCTGGTCTCCGGATGGTGAGTGGGCAAAAGCGGGCTATAATCAGATTTTCGGGATTTCGATCCGAATAGCCATCGCTTCACTCGCCGCTTTCTTAATCGCGGAATATCAGGATGTGCTGTCGTTCTTTTTCTTCCGTGATAAACTGAAAATTAAATTATTTTGGTTGCGTTCTATATTATCTAATCTTTGGTCACAACTGCTGGATTCGGTAATATTCATGGTGATTGCATTCGCAGGTATTTATTCTACCGGCACACTGATCAGCATTATTATTTCCTGGTGGTTGTACAAAGTTGTTATGGGTATCCTTTATACGCCGCTTTCGTATATTGGCTTACATTTATTGCGTGAGCGAAAAGAAGAGCAATCAGTTAAATAATTTTATACATAATTATGAAAAAAAGTGTAGCGATTATTGGTGCGTCACAAGACCGGTCAAAATATGGCAACAAGGCGGTCCGGGCATATCTCAATCAAGGATGGAAAGTTTTTCCAGTCAACCCGACCGAAAAAATGATTGAGGGATTAAAGGTTTATGGCTCAATATTGGAGATTAAAAAAAATATTGATCGTGTAAGCATTTATCTGCCCCCGTTTATTGGTATGGGAATTATTGAGGACGTTGCTAAAAAAGAACCTAAGGAAGTATTTTTTAATCCCGGGTCTGAAAGTGATGAGTTGATTATCAAAGCAAAAAAACTGGGAATTGACCCGTTATTAGCCTGTAGTATCGTTGATATTGATGTGCAGCCGGATACGCTCTGAGGCGATATTTACAACTTTATTCAATTCATTTATACTATTAACACTATATAATTAATTACTAGAAGGGAATTAAATAAATGAGTGAGCAAGAAACAAAAGGATTTTTTGGCAACATGTCTCCAAAGGCAAGTTTTGTTTTTGGTTTGACGGTTGGTGTCGCGATTATCAGCATTGTCGGTTTTATAACAGTATTAACAATGTCCGGCGATGGAGACAAAGTAGCAACCAATAAGAATACAAACACAAATACCAATACTGCAGTAGCAAATACAAATACAGCGGCAGCTGCAGCGCCGGTTGATATTAAGTTGACTGCAATAACAGATACCGACCACATTCGTGGTGATAAAAATGCGTCAGTTACTTTAGTGGAATTTTCAGATTTTGAATGTCCTTATTGTTCAAGAGTAGCTCCGACTTTGGATGCGCTACTTGATAAGTATGAAGGTGATATCCGACTGGTCTACAAACATTTTCCGTTAACTTCAATCCATCCGCAGGCAGTACCGGCGGCAGAAGCAGCAGAATGTGCAAATGACCAGGGTAAGTTCTGGGAATACCACGATGCACTTTACGCAGATCAGTCAAAGTTAGCTGAAGGATATTATTCGGAACTGGCAGTGACACTGGGATTAAATAAAGCTCAATTTGATGAATGTTTTGATTCACGAAAATATCAAGACAAGGTTACTGCGCAATCTGTAGAAGCACAGGCAGCCGGCGGAAAGGGTACGCCTTATACGGTCATGATTGACGCTGATGGAAATACAACACCTTTGAGTGGTGCCATACCTCAGGCAAATTTTGAAGCTGCCATTGATCAGGCGTTGGCTAACTAATCCTTGATCTAGAAATAGGCTGGTATGATTCCATATTTTCAGGTTACCAGTATAGAAATCGGACCAATTACTTTGCAAGCATGGGGGACCATGCTTGCTTTGGCATTTGCCGTCGGGATATATTTTTCGGCTGGTGAACTGAAAAAAAGAGGTGGCGATCCGGAAAAGATTATTGACGCAAGCTTTTGGGTAATCATCTCTGCAATCTTGGGCGCAAGATTCTTCTATGTTTTAGGAAATCTGGATTTATTCCGTGAAAATTGGCTCTCAGTTTTCAAATTATGGGAGGGTGGCGCGACGCTGATCGGCGGTGTATTCGGTGCTATATTAGCGTTTCTGATTTATACTAGAAAGAAGAAATTTAGTTTTTGGGAGCTAGCGGAACCGGTTGTATTTATTCTCCCGCTTAGCATCTTCATAGGCAGAATCGGGTGCTTTCTGATCCATGACCATATGGGAAAGATAACCAGCGTGCCCTGGGGTATGGAGTATGTGGATGGGACAATCCGGCACGAAACAACAATATACAATGCTCTGAGCATGTTGTTGCTTTTTATTCTGTTCTTAATTCTAAAAAAATATCCTTGGTCAAGAAAAGAAGGATTCTTTACTACGATACTTTTGTTTTGGTATGGGATTAGCAGATTTATAGCGGATTTTTTCCGCGCGGATGATCTGCCAATGTCAGATGCTCGTTGGTATGGATTAACACCTAATCAATACATAGCTATTGTCATGATTGCTGTTAGCCTGTATCTTTATAATCACTATCAAACCATTAATTTAAAAAAAACATGAAAAAAGGAACCAAGCTGACAGTGAGTATAATTGGTATAGCAGTTGTTGCAGTTATTGCTATACTCTGGTCACTACCAAACGATAAAGTAGCATACAATAATGTGGAATCAGCCAGGCCGTTTCGTGGTAACGCCGATGCCAGAATAGTTATACAGGAATACTCTGATTTCCAGTGTCCTGCCTGTCAGTCCGGGGCAAAATATATGGATTCAGTATTAGCAAAATTTAGTGATCAAATACGGTTTGAATTTAAACATTTTCCCTTAACAACCATTCATGAGAATGCATTTAATTCGGCTCTTGCATCAGAGTGTGCTAATGACCAGGGAAAATTTTGGGAATTGCATGATATCATGTTTGACAACCAGAATAACCTGAAAAAAGATGATCTGAAAAATTATGCAAGTCAGATTGCAGGAATTGATGCGGCATCTTTTAGTGCCTGTCTCGATAATCGGGCAGAAAAGGATATCGTAAATGCGGATATTAAAAACGGGAATAATCTTGGTGTTCAAGGAACGCCGACATTCTATATCAACGGTAAAGAGCTGGAAAACTACACTCTGCTGGAGCAGGAAATTCAGAGAGAGATTTTATAGGAGAATAAAAAAACAAAAAAGTGAACTGTATGTTCACTTTTTTGTTTATGGTAAAATGAGTGTGTATTTAATTCCTTAATAAAACATTATGTATATAAGCCAAAAACGCATACTTTTAGCCTTTTCCGCGCTATTATTCATAATATCCCTCATAACACCCGGTTCAGTTAATGCGGCATATGGAGATACTACTACGTATGTCGGAAAGATATACGATGGTGACGGGGGTTCGGCGGTCAACGCCTACTTTGATTTTCCGGAAGATATTACTGTGGATTCATCCGGTAATTTTTATATTGCCGATACGTATAACAACGTAATCAGAAAAATAAACACATCTAACATTGTATCAACAGTTGCCGGCACCGGATCTTATGGTGACGTAATCGGTTCAAAATCAGTAGCCGAATTTGCTCTGCCACGCGGAGTAGCAGTGGATGGTTCCGGTAATGTCTATGTTGCTGACACGGGTAACAATAAAATAAAGAAAATTTCTGCCGGCGGATCGGTGACTACGCTGGTCAGTGCTGATCTAAGTAACCCTGAGGGCGTTTCTGTATACGGGAGTACACTTTATATTGCCGATACGGGAAATAATGCGCTGAAAAAAGTTTCAACATCCGGCGGTACAGTAACAACATTAACATCCGGATTAAGCAGTCCAAAAAAAATGGCGATCAATTCATCCGGATCTGTCATTTATGTTGCAAGCAGCGGTGATTATAAAGTTGTCAGTGTCGGAGCGTCAAGCGGAACCATAACGACAATCGCCGGGTCAGGCACGCCAGGGTACAAGGAGGGTGTCGGATCTGACGCTCAGTTTGAAAATATTTGGGGTGTCGCGCTTGCTGATGATAACACGTTGTTTGTTTCGGATGGTGACGGGTATACGGATCTGATTAGAGAAATTAATCTGACAACAAAAACCACCTCGGCATTTGCCGAGGATACGAACATGGCTTCAATCAATTATCCTTCAGGGCTGGTTTCTTATGGAGATTATATTTATGTTTCAAATATGGGGATCGGTACGATTGAAAAATTCAATAATATTTCGGGTGATGCGGAAAGAGGAGCCAGTGTTACATTCGCTGGGAAAGAACGTTTTGGCAATAAAAACGGATCATCATCCGCCGCATTATTCGGCAGACCTTACGACATGGTTTTATCCGCTGACCGAAAATATATTTATGTGGCGGAGAATAATAAAATAAGGAAGATAACTGTGGCAACTGGCGCAGTCTCCCATGTAATCGGGAGTAGCGTTGATAATTACCGTGAGGGCACAGATAACAACCCGGCTGTCAGATTCAGCGCCATCCAGGGGATCACAATCAATTCCGATGGAACTGCATTATACGTGGCCGACCGGTGGAATAACCGGATTAGGAAGGTTGATCTTACGGCTTCTCCTTTTGAGTCATCATTAATCTCAGGAGCCGGTTTAATCAATACGACCGGTACAGATGATAACGGATATCAGGAAGGAACTAAATGTGTCGGGGAATATGAATTGGATGTTGACGGTTGCGCTTACTTCAAAAGCCCGTCGGGAATTGTTATTTCTCCGGACAATGCATATTTGTATGTTACAGACAGCGGGAACAACAGAATAAGAAAAGTCCGCATCTCGAACGGTCAGACCAGTTTAATCGCTGGATCCGGTGTGGAAGGATTTGCGGACGGCACCGGAGCGTCGGCGAAGTTTAACAGGCCATTCGGCATTACTATTGATTCAGACGGCAAGAACCTTTATGTTGCGGACACCAATAACCATCGCATCAGAAAAATAGTAATTACAACCGGTGTGGTATCAACGGTGGCTGGATCCGGAAATGCCGGCTACGTGGATGCAATCGGAACAAAGGCAGTATTCTCTTATCCGGAATATGTGAAATGGGCTCCGGACGGCAATCTATATGTAACAGAGGTTGGCTCGCATCGCATACGGGTTATCAATACAAGCACGGGAGTAACAAAGCTGGTCGCGGGATCAGGCAATAGAGGTTTTAAAAATGGCGACAAGAGCCTGGCTGAGTTTAATAATCTTAAAGGGGTGGCGGTTGATCTGATCGGCAAACGTCTATATGTGGCTGATTCATGGAATGATCTGATTCGTTCTGTTGATATAACAGGAGATGCGCCATTCACAAATCCCGCACCACAAATCTCCGCGTCTTACCCGGATGTTCAGGAAATAGCTGGAAGCACGTCCGAAACCAAAATGATTCTTGTTTCTGGCAGTAATTTCCGCCATGGAGCGACGGTTGCTTTTGGCGAACATAATGCCAACGCGGCGTATATCCAATCCAGCGGAAAAATAGCGGTTGAAATTCCTTTTGGCAATATGGCAGGGGGGTATTATGACATTAGTGTAACAAATACAGACGGACAGGTAGGGATTCTGGAGCGGGGATTTGCCATATCAGTGGGAGGGGAAATACCGAAAATCGAGCATACAATTGACGGACCGGTTCCATTTACCGGTGACCGGCCGGTTGTAGCTGGTGGAGGATTTTTTACCCATGATGAAGCGTATCGGGGCGGTTTCTTTTCCGCATCAGCTGATTTGAGCGGTGATAGCAGAGCGGAAATTGTTGTTGGTGCGGGGGAGGGTTTTGGACCACAAGTGAAAATATTTGACGCTGATGGAAATCTTCTGGCATCTTTCTTCGCGTATGCTACTCATCTGCGTTCCGGTGTCAGGGTGGCGATCGGGGATGTTGACGGCAATGGTACAAAAGAAATTATCACAGCCCCGGGACCAGGCGGGAGACCGCATATTAGAATTTTTAATTCTGATGGTACTTTATATGACACTGGGTTCTTTGCTCTGGACGGGTTGTTTAAGGGTGGTGCATTTATTGCCGGAGGGGACGTCAACGGAGATGGTAAAGATGAGATTGTAGTTACGGCCGGTCCGGGCGGTGGAGCACAAGTAACAGTGCATAATGCAAAAGGTACAATTCTGGCAAATTTCTTTGCCTATGACAAAAATACGTTCAGATACGGGATAATGCCCATTACCCTGGATTTCGATAATGATGGCCGCTTCGAGATTCTTACCGGGCCGGTTACAGGCGCACCGCATATTCAAATGTTTAGCATCCAGCCTAATCTGGTAAAAAAATTAAATCCGGGGTTCTACGCCTTTAGTCCGAATTATCGAGGTGGTGTTTCACTGACCGGCGGTGATGTTGACGGAGACGGCAAGGACGAGATTATCGTAGGTGTGGGTTCCGGCGCTGTACCGATTGTCCGTGTATTCAATAAAACTGCAACCGAAATACTGAAGGAATTTCTGGTCTATAGTGAGAGTTTCCAAAGTGGTGTTAATATCAGTTCCGGTGATACGGATGCCGACGGACGGGATGAACTGCTTGTTTTACCCCGGGATGACGGCGGACCTAACTTAAGAATAATTGACGCGGATTAAGAATATAAAAAAAGGTGCGGTTAACAGATCGCATCTTTTTTGATTCTAGATGAATTATTTTGGTAACATAAACCGTACCACGCCAGGTATGGTTTTAATAGTCATGTTTTTAAGAGTGCTTTGTTCCGAATCCAGTCTGGTAGAAGAATTTTTTGTGATCAGTGATAGTGATTTGGTTTCATAAAACTGAGAACCTTTTGGCGCAAGTTTTCCCTGTATAAATATTGATGTAAAAAGTTGGGCAATCTCTTTAGCACCGATTGCATCTACTATTAAAACATATAGTTTGGAAGAAAATAAATTCATATTAGAAAATGTTCCACGCGAAATTTTGGGCATGCCGTTAAAGACAAAAACAGAACTCGCTTTCCCCTGGATAGTTTTTTTATTATCCAATGTTATCTGATATTCATGTTGAATGATATTCGCCAGATCGAGCGGCAGTCTTAAGTAGTATGCGGCTGCACCGATAATTTTTTTACTCCAGCGCGGAGTTTTTTCCATGATTTGCGCATGCACCCCGGTAGTAACGCTGATCATGAAAAGGTGTTTATCATTTACGATTCCGAGTGGGATTCTTTTCGGTTTTCCATGAAGCGCAGTTTTGATTGCTTTATTGATAGTAATCGGGATACCAACGGTCAGTGCAAATATATTGCCCGATCCGGTTGGGATTACGGCAATTGGAATATCAATTTTTTTATTATATAAATATTGAGTGACAAAATGCAGGGTCCCGTCGCCACCCAAAACGATCACCTTGTCCAGCGGGCTTTTTAATATCTTGCCGGGCACCTGTTCGATTGTTTCATAAATCTGATAAAAAACAGCTTCTTTTTTCAGACGGTTAAGCAGACTAATTTTAGCTAGCATAAATAATGCTTCTACTCCGGCGTTTGGATTGGCAAGTATGAGTACGTTCTTCATGGATATATTGTATCACTTTGTTTTAAAAACAAAAAACGTCAAAAAATTGGGGTCTAGCTACAGCTTTAATTATTACCAAAATAACTATGTAAAACTCTCTTATTAAATTAGGCGATAGGGAATATAGGGTAAAGTGAAATAATAATTATTCTGAATCTATTTTTTTCTTTTTCATCTCTGTAAAACATAAAAAGCGTTCCTTTCCGAGGACGCCCCTTTTAAGTTTATTCAATTAACTGGCGGGCTCGACCGGATTCGAACCGGCGATCTTCTCCGTGACAGGGAGACGTGTTAGGCCATCTACACCACGAGCCCAGGGTAAAAAAATTGCTAGTAGACTAGCGCCCCTAATACTACAACAACAAATAAAATTTGTAAACCTAGGGCGAATTTGGGGGAAATATCGCCTTTTTTGAAATACCTGGTCAGGAGTGTATGCAACCAAATATGAAAACGCTCAAACTTATTTAACCATTTCCATCTGACAAAATAATTAATGCTGCTAATAATATCAAAAATTACCGCTCCCAGTATTCCCCAGAATAGCAATCCCAGATCCATTTTTTTTGAAAATATTAAAACAGCAAGCACGGAAAGTGAACAAGTGGCATCGATGAAAGCAAATAGGAAGAATTCTCTTTTTTTATCAATTTTGGCATG includes these proteins:
- a CDS encoding metal-dependent hydrolase, with the translated sequence MKGSTHAVIGANTVWVLALFSGFSWNPFLILMGALGGLLPDLDASDSKIKHLEVGYGKGKNRIALKPFYLISWIVSSIFKHRGAFHSILAVILVGWGSFFLFLFLSQWVEILGHEFWLVLTLGYASHIIADGMTHHGVPLLWPWKWNFHMLPKPLRVRTGGITERILYVVLLLTLALFVINSYSFIQI
- a CDS encoding queuosine precursor transporter, with the translated sequence MIQLSEHSFKKLIIAMAVYLTSLFAANTLGLKIMPFIFGSHLSAAVFSFPIVFLTTDVIGEIYGKRVAKLFVLAGFVSTAIFIGFSFLSLAVPWSPDGEWAKAGYNQIFGISIRIAIASLAAFLIAEYQDVLSFFFFRDKLKIKLFWLRSILSNLWSQLLDSVIFMVIAFAGIYSTGTLISIIISWWLYKVVMGILYTPLSYIGLHLLRERKEEQSVK
- a CDS encoding transposase — protein: MKRYNIPGYVHFVTTRTYNSVPYFGDDVCCQILLDVINRLRYELKFHLVGFVFIPNHVHLLLKLWIGSNLFEPEANEFASTRGNISYVVQRIKGTSAREIDRYLKRTGNVWQKSFYDFNIYSERKFIEKLDYIHNNPVKHGYVQNPEDWKYSSWHNYYQDDDSIMIIDKID
- a CDS encoding thioredoxin domain-containing protein, translated to MSEQETKGFFGNMSPKASFVFGLTVGVAIISIVGFITVLTMSGDGDKVATNKNTNTNTNTAVANTNTAAAAAPVDIKLTAITDTDHIRGDKNASVTLVEFSDFECPYCSRVAPTLDALLDKYEGDIRLVYKHFPLTSIHPQAVPAAEAAECANDQGKFWEYHDALYADQSKLAEGYYSELAVTLGLNKAQFDECFDSRKYQDKVTAQSVEAQAAGGKGTPYTVMIDADGNTTPLSGAIPQANFEAAIDQALAN
- a CDS encoding ComEC/Rec2 family competence protein, whose product is MIKKISLITLSIGVVLFLAIYIFGKNNSELKIYFLDVGQGDAILIRTPENQDILIDGGPGNMVVNEIGKFLPFYDRDIELMILTHAHSDHVSGLVEVLKRYEVDQVLFSGDVIHNAPDYLAWLDIILEKSIPLKVATCCETYKLGDQLELQILYPFEDYSGKEPEDLNESSVVSRLVYKDREFLFTGDAPIEVEEKLIEKMIHIESDILKVGHHGSKYSSGELFLDAVSPDYAVIQSGEGNSFGHPHFKSINNLQKLNIEIIRNDQCGTITMETDGIDLELSSERCDL
- a CDS encoding CoA-binding protein, which gives rise to MKKSVAIIGASQDRSKYGNKAVRAYLNQGWKVFPVNPTEKMIEGLKVYGSILEIKKNIDRVSIYLPPFIGMGIIEDVAKKEPKEVFFNPGSESDELIIKAKKLGIDPLLACSIVDIDVQPDTL
- a CDS encoding DsbA family protein, with the protein product MEEELSPSAIIPTPAPKKKRWFKRWWGITIIVFILLTIVFAAVLIFQIYALINNPENEVSDLKVYDVSADNDPYLGSPDAKVKIIAFEDFECPFCGEAFSIIRELTSTYGDQIQFVFRDFPIVENHPNAPKAHEAAECANAQGKFWQMHDKLYQNQENLSVADLKQFAIGIGLDAKSFDTCLDSGRFAAEIEKDRTDGIAVDVRGTPTWFLNGYRIEGVVPLEDFKALIDLLLAN
- a CDS encoding class II fructose-bisphosphate aldolase, which produces MSETLQTDNQKFDVDTLVKDLVMTDSIDEKQKITSDIFKIAKSKGIYLSSINDLYRAYGEGKCSGFTVPAINLRSLTYYLAKSVFRVAKNNNTGSFIFELAKSEMGYSHQTPVEYVGVILAAAIKEEYSGPVFIQGDHFQAKLENFIADRENEIQSLKSIIDDSVAAGFMNIDIDSSTLVNLDRESIVEQQRDNFEICAILTKYIRDIQPEGVNISIGGEIGEVGKKNSTAEELKVFMEGYNEALGSDREGISKISIQTGTSHGGVVLPDGSIAQVKVDFATHKELSVFAREKYNLGGTVQHGASTLPDSAFHNLPENECLEVHLATNFQNMIYDSAIFPSELRDKMYKWIWDNMSDEKKEDQTDDQFIYKSRKKPLGIFKKEIMNLPEAVKEGIAKEIEEKFDFLFKQLKVNDTKDIVNEFIKPNNFEFNFKPSESKLDGEGAD